TGAGACCTTTACTGGTGAAAGAAGCTTTACCCAGGTAGAGATTGTGCCTTTTGGAACGCCATATTCGTTAGATAATTCTGTTATACCTTTACCAGCCTTAATACGCAGATCTACAATCTGTTGCTTGAATTCTGGTGTATAGGATTTTTGCTTTTTTGCCATGATTGAACACTCCTTTGTTTTATTATAGAATGTTCAACTTTCTGTGTCCATAGTTATATACTAACACCATATTACCCACTGTCTCATAGTTGAAGCAGCTATACCGTACTGCTCACTTAACTCCTTATAGCTATGATTACCTTGATTATATATTTTTACAATTTGCTTCTTGAAATTTTCCTCATAATGTTTTTTTGACATGGTCTTCTCCTCCTATAATCTTATTATATCATGTTCGGAGAAAAACTGTCCTATTTAGTATAGCCCATCCACATTCCAAAAGCGAGAAGTACCGCCGCACCGTCCTTCAGTGCAACAGCAAATTTAAAAACAAGTGCCAGACACCTCATTTCACGGAGGAAGAAATCGAAAAGGCTTTCATGCACACGGTGAGTCAACTGGTATTTAATCGGGAGCAGATTAAGGAAGACTTCGAGGAAATCAAAAGAATCGCCTATGATACGACGGATTTGGAAATCGAGCGGGACAAGCTCTACGTTGAACTTGAATCCATCTCCAAACGCATGGAAGATACCATCAGCGAAAATGCCCGAGTGGCGCTCGATCAGGAAGAATACAACAGACACTTCAATGAGATGACAGACCGTTTTAACTCGGTCAAAGAAAAATACGATCAGCTTACCGCCTGGATTGAGGACAAAAAATCCCGTCTCCTCGGCGCAGAGCAATTTGTCAAAACTCTGCTATCCGAAGGCGAGATTAAAGAATTCAGCCCCATGCTCTGGCACAGCCTGCTGGATCATGCTGTAGTAGCAAGGGATGGCAAGATTACTTTTGTATTCAAGAATGGCATGGAGCTTTAATCAAAGCACTTTTTGCAGGAGCCTTCCAGAGGGCAGCCTTCACAGAGTGCTTTCTTTTTGCAGTGTTCTTTGCCGTTCTGAACGATCAGCGCATGAAAGCGATTATAGACAAGCACATCGGCGGGTATCCTGCTCTCGATAAATTTCTTCACTTGAACATAGGTCTTTCCCGCATCAAGTGGATAACGTTTGAAAAGCCGCATGGTATAAGCATCGACGACAAAGGTCGGAAAATGGAAGGCATAGAGCAGAATGGAATCTGCCGTCTCGTTGCCCACGCCGTGAACACCTAACAGCTCCTTACGGACATCGCTTAAAGGAAGATTTTGAATCCGTTTCACATCGCAGTCGTAGCTCATGAACCACTCGGTTAAGACTTTAAGATACTGCGATTTTTGTTTATAGAAGCCTGACGGGCGGATGAGGTCTTGAAGCTTCTCCAATGGCAGATGATGAATGCGTTCCGGCGTCAGGTCGTCCTCGAATTGTCCGATGGCCTTTTCTACATTCGTCCATGCCGTATTTTGCGTGAGAATAGCTCCGACCATCACTTCATAAGGTGTCTTTGCCGGCCACCATTGGAGGTCACCGTAATGTAAAAACAGCGCTTGATATATTTCAGATAGAGAGTTATTCATCCGCTGTTTCTTCATCGCTTCTTTCGCCAATCAGGCTACAAAAGTCGTCAAAAATATAAGGATAGGAATTGGAACCACTAAAGCTAACAGTCCTTTGTCCATTCGAAAAATGAAGTTCCAGACTCCACTGTGTACCATCTAGAACCCCGAGGTTGACATACTGTGATTTCCATTCCCCGAAGTGCAAATCTTGCAGTGCCTGCATAAAGCTTTCTTTATGTTGTATTTTTCTATCATTCATTGAATGACGCCGTTGGTTGCACTACAGGTTACAGGGCGTCAGAACACCACCGGTAAGATTAAACGTTCTGTCACATTGTCTTGCAACATTCAAATCGTGGGTAACTATCACCACGGTTTTTTTGAAATCGTCGACTAATTCGCGCAGGCACTTCATTACAATCGTTGAATTATCCTTGTCCAGCGAACCGGTCGGTTCATCGGCCAGTATGATTTTCTGATCGCAAACCATGCTACGAATGATTGCTATTCGTTGTCTCTCGCCACCGGAAAGCTTCTTAACCGTACTTTTCAGTTTATCGGAAACCTGCAGTTTTTCAGCCATGCTATAGATTAGCTTCCGATACTCTGATGAACTCTTTTTATGCTTGCTATATAATGTTGGAACAAGAATGTTTTGCATGGCAGTGTCTTCTTCGATCAAAGCGAAGTCCTGCACAATATAGCCGAAATACTGATTGCGCATCCGGCAGCGCATAGTATCATTCATCCCGCTGGCTTTTTGCCCTTCCACATATACTTCACCGGAATCGGGAGAGATAACGATTCCCATTAGATTCAAAAGGGTGGTTTTTCCGCTCCCTGAAGGGCCGATGATTGCAATCATTTCTCCCTGATGAATGTCGAGAGAAACATCATTGACGGCATGAACTGTATAACTGTGATCCTTAAAACTTTTGCTGACATTTTGAACGGATAACAATTCCATTAGTAATCTCTCCTTAGATTTTGTAAGTTGTTCATCGTACCAATTCTCTTGCTTGCATACATAGCGGCAAATAAGCACAAACCGGCAACAAGAGCAATACCCAGCGGCAAAACGTACCACAGGGTCATTTCGTTTCTAAACAGCACAAATACTATCCCGACGATAGGGAGCATATTTAGAGCAAGAACAAAGCCGCCCACTCTTTTCTGAATTGTGCGAATTGGTGCACCGTAAAGATGATGTACTGTGTAATCTGCAATATGTGTTTCAATAACGCGAATAATATTGCAAATCAAAAGGATCAGCAACAGAACACCTGACAGGATATAAAACCAAATATACAGCCGGTGTGCTCGAATAGAAGCCGATGTTGTAACCTGAGTAAAATCCTTTGTAGAGATCCCTGTATATAACGTTCCTGATTGTTCGTAGAAGATTCTTTGAAGCTGATCGACTTCCTTGTCGGACGGATCTACAAGCACCATTCGCCCAAATACTTCACTGCTCAATCCCCACCACGGGAACATCCCGTTTACGGTTTGGAAGTCCCTCGTGCAAAGGATTAAAGTGTTCGACAGCATAAGGTCGTCAGAATCAATAAAATGCAGCGGGTGGAACAGACTGTATTTTGACCCGGCACTATCTGCAATTCTCAGGTTTTGACCCGAAATCAAGAACTCCTTGCCTACATCCTCTTTATGCGCTTCGGGGACAAATAGAGCCATGCTTCCATCATAGTGCAACCCTGACAGGTCACTGTATTTTCCAAACAGGATCAGTATTTGCTCGTATTTAGAATCAAAATATCCATCATTCCCTACAAACACAAAGCTACCTGCATTTCCTTCTTTGGACAAAATGTGCTGCAAATAGTCCATAATATCAACAGGGTCTTGTTTCGACTCATTCGATAGTACAGTAGCTTCCCGATTCGCTTCCATCTGCACCGTCTTCAATTGAAACATGATTACGTTCTGATCAACAAAAGATCGAATTGCTGCAGATTGTCTTTGTACCGAGGAGAAGCTTACAGAAAGATACAGTATTGCCATAGCAATCATGGTTGCGACAACGGCATAAAAGAATGCCCATGACCACTCTTTCCGGAGATCCCTAAGTATTTGTTTTATTACCATATCAGTAACGCCCCTCCTTCCCACTGTACTTCTGTTTCCAACTGAAAAAGCTTATTGTTTGAATCACACAAACAAAGATAGCGTTAAAGATTCCGGCAAACACCGCGACATTCAAATACGCCGCTCTGTGTATTAAGTAAAGCTGCGTTCGCCCAAGGAAATATCCGAAAATCGTACCCAATATGGCGATGCCAACCAGACGAAGAAGCAATTTCACAAACATCGATAAATAAGTTGCCCCATACAAATGGTGTACGGTCATGTGGCGGTTACTTTCACGATACATCATGGAAACTGCGAACACCGCGCAAAAGACAAGTCCTAAAAATGCAAATAGCATAGAGCGCGAAACAAAATCATCGAGGAACATTTTTTTGGTAACGTCGAAAATATTTGATCCGCTGTCGCTGTATGTTTGAAACTGCACACTCCGGCCGGTTTTCTCTACAATATCAGTCAGTTTACCGAGAGCATTTTCGTTGGTAACATCTGTGAATAGCATTCCCTGCATATCGGTAATATCGGAAAGTGGAAAATAAAAGAATGCATCACCTTGAAAGGTTGGAACATTGCTGCTTTCAAATTCGCCGACAATTTGATAGTTGTATGCTCGCGGAAACAGCACATCTCCCTCTATATAAGGGCTTAGATTTCCATTGTTCTTTGTGACGATAGCTGTTTTCGCTTCAGTTCCATCAAAAGGGACATGCAATGTTTTTTCAAACCAGTCAGAGTAGTCTACGGCAGCAATTCCAGCAGCGGAAAAACCTTTGTAAAAAATTATTGCATTATTTTCTTCCGCCCAATTAACTAAGTCCTCTCTCAACGTTCCAAGCCCTGAGATGGCTTGCATACCTGGTTCACTCTGATAGTCAAATATGGTAAAACCGGTAAAGTCATCCGACGCGGAATCATAGTGCAAATTATAAACCATAAAGAAGAATAGAGTTGTTAGCATAAACACAAATATAAGTGCAGCAAAAGAAAGCAGCTCACCTTTTCTTTTTCCCATTATGATCCCCCCGTTTCTAACTCTTATGCACCCCACAGTGCTTACATCGGTTGCTTAGTCCTTGTCAGAACACTATTCGGTAACAGGTGGAACATTTACAGGCCAGATGCCGGAGCCATGGGGTACCCAATCGAATCCGTATCTAAACTGTGTTTTGCGCGGATTGGGAATGATGGAGTCTGTATAGGTATAGCTTCGACTCAGGATACGTCCGTCATCCGGACCATTTCCATAAGCGGTATAGAGCCTACCCGTATCATTTACAATATTTCCCAGAAGATCGTAACGCCAGTAGCGGATATAACCACGGGCAGCGTGATTTCCGTTTTCGACGTATGACGGTTGACACTGAACATATCCATAGTAGTAGAGCGACATATCTTCATGCGTGTTTGTCGCATAGTTAGGTGATGCAGCAGCAAATACTGTTGGTGTTAGTATATAACTATGGACACAGAAAGTTGAACATTCTATAATAAAACAAAGGAGTGTTCAATCATGGCAAAAAAGCAAAAATCCTATACACCAGAATTCAAGCAACAGATTGTAGATCTGCGTATTAAGGCTGGTAAAGGTATAACAGAATTATCTAACGAATATGGCGTTCCAAAAGGCACAATCTCTACCTGGGTAAAGCTTCTTTCACCAGTAAAGGTCTCAGAAACAGAAACAATTTCTATGAAAGAGTACAAGGCTCTTCAAAAGAAAATAAAGGAATTAGAGACAGAGAATGAAATATTAAAAAAAGCTACCGCCATATTCGCCAAAAATCAATAGCTGAGTATGTGTCCTTTATTCAAGCTAATCTTGATAATTATACTGTTAAACAAATGTGCAAGGTACTTGAGTTTCCTCGTAGCACTTATTATGCTGTTATTAATCATGTTAAATCTCAAAGAGAGATTGATTACAACAAATTTAGTGATGAAGTTCAATATTACTATGACAGATCTAAGGGGCGTTATGGTGCTATTAAGATACAGCGAGATCTTGAAGAAGCTGGTATCCCTTGTTCAGTCAAAAGAGTGCAGAGACATATGGCTAAGCTTGGTCTTCGCAGTGTTGTAGTACGCAAATATAAGTATCAAAATAACCAAGGTAAGGTTCCAGACGATAAGGAAAATATACTAAATCGTGATTTTACTGCTACAACAATAAACCAAAAATGGGTTACAGACATTACGTATATACATGTTCTTAACGAGGGTTGGACTTATCTAGCATCAGTTATGGATTTATATAATAGGAAAATCATTGGTTATTCATATGGTAAAAATCCAACCGCCGAATTAGCTAAAAAGGCTGTAGAAAATGCATGTCTCAATGTAGAAGATACTACAGGTATTATCCTTCATTCAGATTTAGGCAGCCAGTATACAAGTGCAACGTTTGAGGATATGCTTATAGAAAAAAATATGAAGCATTCCTTTAGCAGAAAGGGAAACCCTTATGATAATGCTTGTATGGAATCCTTCCATTCTGTATTAAAGAAGGAAGAGGTATACTTAAATACTTATCATTCATTTGAAGAGGCTAAAACAGCAATCTTTGAATATATTGAGTCTTGGTATAACCGCAGAAGAAGGCACAGTGCACTGGATTATAAAACCCCACAGCAGGTTGAAGATGAGGTCCTTGCAGCTTAGTAATCTTTCTCTATGTATTAAAATCATACAGAGAGAAAAAGTTCAACTTTTTGTGTCCAAAGTATGGACGTAGGTCCACTGTTGACATTCCAAGCAGCAGCAGTGCGGCCACTAAGCCGGACATGATCGCCGTAAATCTGTTCTTCATAAAACACTCCTTTCTGCGATGATGTAAGCACTGTGGGGTGCATAAGAGTCAGTGTTTTTAATATTGACGAATATGTTTTCGTCATCGCCCGTTTGGCATTCTCGTAAGTTTATTATAATTGAAGCCATTGGAATTGTCAAGAAAAGTGCAGTCAGTGATAGCGTCAATTTACTTTCGGAAATGAGTGGTGAGAGTTCACCTGTATGATCTGATTAAGATTTATATTGATTTCATCATACTACATTCCTTGTAAATTGGCTATATTTTATTATAATTAAACAAGATATTTATTTTCCAGGGATTATACTACTTGACTATCTATTAAGCTTCTCATCCATTTCATGTTGCTTTTCTCTAGTCCTGGAATGACAGCTTGGGTTCTTTCTGCATAATCCCAACCTGTTTGTTTTTTTCTTAATTCCTTTATCAGCTCTTCTTGCTCTTCTCGTTTCTCTTGCACTTTCTGTTTGCTTTTCTGGTATTTTAATAAGTCGATAACTTTCCCGTTATTATATTTAAAAGCTCATAATTTAGCCATCTGATCACATCCAAACGTACTCCAACCCATTGGACGACTACTCATCCTAGCTGACAAAACGTGGCTAACCTGACCTTCTGCTGAGCATCTCCAACAACCACCTACATCTTCTACCTTTACTTTTATTCCATCCCAATTATTTAAAAAATATTTGAGTGCTGTTTTGATATCTTCTATTTTATTTTCGTCTTCTGCTACATCTAGAAGTCTTTTATATACATCCTCGTATTATATAGTCATAGCTTTTCTTTACCTTTTCTTAGGTATGAGCTATGCTTGTTTTAGATACTGTGGATTAGTTTATACCTCCTACCACATGATGGTTGAAAAAAGGCTCTAACCACAGTCTCTTTGTTAAATTGTTAATCAGTTAGATACCGCATGACGGTTTATTTAGAACGAGGTTACAAGTGCAGAGAGTACCCGTGGTCTAAAACAGTATCAAAATACATTTAAAGGAGTGTCGCTATGATATACGTAGGAATTGATGTTTCCAAGGATAAGCACGATTGTCTTATCATTAACTCTGATGGTGAACTGCTTTTTAAAGCGTTTACTATTCAAAACAATCGAACTGGATTTAATGATCTTTATCAGAAAATTGAGGAAGTTGCTACAGATTTGTCTAGAGTAAAAGTAGGGTTAGAAGCCACTGGACACTATAGCTACAACGTTTTGGGATTCCTCATTGATAAAGGTCTTACCACCTTTGTTATCAACCCGTTACATACTAATCTTTACAGAAAAAGTCTAAGCCTTAGAAAGACTAAAACGGATAAAGTTGATGCCCATACTATTGCTACTATGTTAATGTCTGATGTGAACTTATAACCCTACTCAGACATATCTTATCACAATGAAGAACTCAAGTCACTAACTCGTTATCGTTTTGATAAAGTTAGTGAACGGGCAAAGTTGAAAAGCACTATCTCTCGCTTAGTAACAATTCTTTTTCCTGAACTTGAAAAACTGGTTCCCACCATACATATGGCATCTGTATATGCCTTACTCTCTGAGTATCCTAGTGCAGACTTGGTCGCTAACGCCCATCTTACTAGACTTACTAATTTATTAAAAGATGCCTCTAGGGGACGATACAACAAGGATACTGCCATAATGTTTCGTGAAGCCGCAAGAGTTTCTATTGGCGCTAAAATGCCTGCAAAATCATTAGAATTAAAACATACAATCAAGTTGATTAAAGAGCTAGACTTTGTTATTGATGAAATTGAATCACAAATAAAGCTCATAATGAATGAAATCAACTCCCCAATTCTAAGTATCCCTGGTATCAGCTACCGTATGGGAGCCATGATTATTGCAGAGATAGGTGATTTTAATAGGTTTGATTCGCCAGATAAAATACTTGCATACGCTGGAATGTCGCCCTCAACCTATCAGTCTGGAAAAGTAGAATCTTCGTATTCACGTATGGAGAAACGTGGTTCTAAATATCTACGATACGCATTATTTAATGCTACTAAATATGTGTGTCATTGGGATCCAACCTTTTCTTCATATCTCGCAAAAAAACGTGCCGAGGGAAAACATTACTACGTAGCCTTATCACATGCTACTAAAAAGCTTGTAAGAGTGATTTATAAACTTGAAAAATCTGGTCAACTCTATATAAAAGCGGCTTAGTTAATATTTCAGGAACATCTCCTTTTTTGAGCACTTGTAATTGTGCTCTATTTGTCATGCAGTTTTCAAGGATCTGATTTTTCTAAAATAAATTTCTACATTATTAAAAAAACTTTAATTAATGTGTTGACTTTTAATAGTTAGTCTTTTTATATATCTTATGAAACAAATATATATTGTTTTAGTTTATTAAAACAATAATATATCTTGCAAATAGTTTATATTTATATTTAAATTCTGTTTTATCATTCAGAAATTCTTTTTTCGTGGCCCAAGACTCATCAATATGTTTGTAAATGCTAATCATTTTTTTTGTAAAAATATATCAGCTGTAACAATAAGCAATTACATTCTATATATAATCTAGTGCTTTTTTCTCTAAATTTATTCTAACTTTCTCTTCGTTTGTCTACTTATTCGCTATTCCTTTTACTTAATTATATCATACCTATCAATTATTGGCAATTATCTGCGCTCCCACACAGTCTTTTTTTACACATGTCTCAAACCCTTATATCTACTAGCTTAGATAAAACCACAAAAGCAACTTTTTGAGGCCTCAAAATGCATTCTATAAGTGTAATCCAAAGTTCCACTTCATTTGAAAGGAGCACTTATGAAAAAATATGAAAGGTTAGCGTAAAATTTTTGTAGGAAAATTAAATATAAAATAAGAGAACACCAATCTTTGTGTTAGAATTTAATCATCACAATAAACCAAAACACAAAGGAGATGTTCTCTTATGATTAAAAGTATACAACAATTTTTAGATTTTGGCACAAAAAGTTTAGAAAAAACAATTGAAAGTTTTTTACAAAACCCAAAGGATTTTGCTTCATTTGTCTATGGAGTTCAGGAAGAAGTGATTAAGCTAGGTTTAGACACTATACAAGAAACTCTTGAGAATTGTGATGAAATGCTCAGAAAGAGTGGAAAAAGAAAGCAAAACTGGCACATTATAAAGAAAGATAAGAAAACACTTATTACATCACTTGGAACAATCAGCTTTGAAAAGACCTTATTTAAAAATAAAACAACAGGAGAAAGGACATATCTTCTAGATCGCATTCTTGGATTTAAAGAGCATCAAAGGTTAACAGAGGATGCCGAGGCAAAGATGCTAGAGGAAGCAGTAGAGACCTCCTATCGCAAAGCTGGGCAGGCAACCAGTATAAGTGATACTGTTAGTAAGCAGACTGTTAAAAACGAAATACATAACCTTGAATTTCAACACGAGTATAAGGATTTACCAAAGAAGAAAAAGGTGGATTATTTATACATAGATGCAGATGAAGATCATATATCCTTGCAGTATAATGAGGAGAAGGGCGACCTTATAAAGAATAAAAACAATAGGAAGAATAACTGTTTACTAAGTAAGATTGTCTATGTGTATGAGGGAATAGAAAAAGAGAGTCCTAGAAGTAAACGAAACAAGTTAATAAATCCCCATTACTTCTGCGGTAACTATCCCGGGGAAGAAAATAATGTTTTATGGGATAGGGTTTATGATTATATATGCTGTAACTATGATGTAGACAACATAAAGAAAATATACCTGAACGGTGATGGTGGTGCTTGGATTAAGGCAGGAAAAAGTCGATTAGCCAGAATTACTTATGTTATGGATGGATTTCATTTAAATAAATATATGATACGAGCAACATCCCACTTATTAGATTCTGCAGAGGACGCACGTTGTGAAATACGACATGCAATAAAGGTAGGCACTAAAAAGGACTTTGAAGAAGTAATGGAAAAAATACTAAGAGTTACAGAAGGAGATACAGTTATAGAACGTGTCAATGAAAGTAAGAAATTGATATTAAATAATTGGTCCGCGGTTAAAGTACGTCTAAAAAAAGAAGAAGGTATAATAGGTTGTAGTGCAGAAGGTCATGTAAGCCATATATTAGCTTCCAGAATGAGCTCTAGACCAATGGGATGGTGTAGAATAGGCGCAGATAAAATGGCGCATTTACGTGCTTACTACTATAATGGTGGAGATATGTTGGAATTAGTGAGAAAACAAAAACAAGAGCTACCCAAGGCTGCTGGAGCGGAAGAAAATGATATAATAAGTAGTACAGAAATGTTAAGTGCCGAGAGAAATAAACATTATGAGCTTGGAAAATATACAGAAAGTATAAGCCATAGCTTAAGTGCTAGTGCTAAGAAATATGCATGGTTTAATCCTCATATATGGGGATTGTAAAAAAGAGAAATAAAAGGTATAGTAAAGATGTTAATTCTATAAACACATCTTTGGTGAACTCCACCTTTATATTTCCTACAGTAAAGTTACGCAATCATATGAAAGAGAAATATTGAATGATGCTATTAAGAGTGGTATTATTAATGTAAGCGCTGTGCAAGACAAGTTAGAAATGTTTAAAAAAGAAGAGATACTAAAGAATCACACATATGATATTTGGATGGGTAATAACGGATATTGGTACACATATCTACCCCAAGATTCATATTCCGAAAAACGAAAACAAATAAGACGAAAAGACAAAAGCAGGCTAGAGGATGCAATTGTGGATTTCTACAATCTACATAATAAAAAGGAGCAACGTAAAAAGATAACTCTCAGAACATTATATCCAGAATGGCTCAAGTATAAAAGTTTGCATACTGCTGCAACTGCCTCCATTCGCAGGATAGATAATGACTGGCATAAATACTATCTAAATGATCCTCTTATAGACATCCCTATTCCGGAATTAGACAGACTCACTTTGGACCAGTGGATACACACAAAAATAAAAAAATACGAACTTACTGAGAAAGCCTACTACAATATGTCAATTATCTTAAGACAAAGCCTAATATATGCAGTAGGCAGGGAAGTAATAACAGAGAACCCTTTTGAAAATTTAAAACCAAACCCTAAACTTTTTCGCAAGGTTAGGAAAAAAGAAGATAATACACAAGTTTTTCTAACAGATGAACAAAATCTTATTGTGCAAGAAGCGTGGAATGATTTTTACTCTAATACTACATCCACTACACCTTTAGCTATATTATTGGACTTTCAAACTGGACTAAGATTAGGAGAACTTGTAGCCATAAAATGGAGTGATATTAATGGCAAATATCTTCATATCCAACGCATGGAGGTCCGACACGAAGAAATATGCGAGGAAACCAACACATGGAAACCTGCCAAACTTATACTTGTAGAACATACAAAATCCAATGCAGGAGACCGGCACGTTTACTTAACAAAAAAGGCTATAGAAATATTAGTAGAAGCAAAAAAAAGTCAAGATGAAAATGGAATCAAGAGCGAATTTGTTTTTACTAATAGTAAGGGCCAACGTCTAAATAAATTTATGTTAGATAAGCTAATCCGGAAATATTGCAGAAATAATAACATACCAGAAAAGAGCATGCATAAGATACGCAAAACATATATTTCCACGCTAATCGATGAAGGTGTAAACATAAACACCATCCGAGAGCAATCAGGCCACGAAAATGAAGAAACCACTTATAAAAATTACGCCTTTGATCGTGCACCAGACAAACACAAGGAAGCTTTATTAGAAAAGGCCTTATCATCTCATGAACATATTCAACAAGGCAACCAAGGGCAACCAAAAAAATAACAAGCTTTCAGAAATTAAAAAAAGCGGAAAGCCCCATGTTACAAGGCTTTCCACCATTTGAACTATAATGCAGTCGACGGGACTTGAACCCGTACCCAGTTTAACCCGGACTAGATCCTTAGTCTAGCGCGTATGCCAATTCCGCCACGACTGCATTTATTATTGTCTGCTGTTTACCAGCGAACGAATTATATTATAACAATATTTGAAGCAAAAATCAATACTAAACTTTTATTAAAACATAAAATTTAGTTGCAATAAATCTACATTTTATCTGACAAAATCATCCTATTCACCTTATATCTCAATAACTCTATATATTACCGTTTATACTTATAGGTTATTCTTGATAACTTCCAAGCCTATCAATTAAGAATATAAGATATTCCTGAGCTTTATCATCATATATTACAACACTATATTCATTCCCTTTGTCGCTAATCCTTGTCTGCAGCGACATCCCTAATTCTTCCCCTTTATCTGTTACTGTAACTGTATTTCTTCCCAATAACCGGTTAAACTCCTCCTTAAGGTAACCTTCTTCCTTTAAAATCGATGTCAAGGATGTTGCAGTCAGACGTTTCATTAATTTCTCATCTCTAAGTCCGTTTAAATGATCAACAAATTGACTGATAGTAACTTTACCTAAAGGCTTAATATTCTGCTTCATTTCATCTGTAAGATAAAAGTCCACTTTTCTTATATGTTTAGATTTGCTTACGCTTTTTTCTTCTAGATTTTCTATAGCTCCTTGGTAAAATAAATTTTCTTTGGTATCGTTCATAAACTTACGAATAGCACTTATAAAGATCTGACCATACTTTTCATATTTATACTCACCGACGCCGGTTACCGAAAGCATTTCCGTTTTATCAAAAGGAAGCTTAATACACATATCCATTAGGGTCTTGTCTGAAAATATAATATATGGAGGTACTCCTTCTGCTTTGGCCTCTTTTATTCTTACTTGCCTTAAGGTATCAAATAGCTCTAGCCCCTTAGATGTTAGAACTTCTGACTTACGAAGTCTTTTTTCTTTATTACTGCTATCTTCTTTACCTTTCTTGGGCAGTTTCATAACGATACTTGTCTTATCACTTAGTATGTCATTAGCTGAACGATTTAATTTTACAATGGAGTATTTATCATTGCTTAGATATAAATACTCATCGATAATAAGCTTGTTTACTATATGTTTTAAATATGCTTCCCCTTCCCCATCATATCACAATTTACTTATTTCTCCATACTTCTATAAAACTTTTTCTTTAAATCTACTATTTAAACATAGAAAACAAATTATTTTGTAATTAATTTACATAAAAATGAGCTTTTCGGCCTTAAAAAACAA
This genomic interval from Herbinix luporum contains the following:
- a CDS encoding HRDC domain-containing protein, with protein sequence MKLPKKGKEDSSNKEKRLRKSEVLTSKGLELFDTLRQVRIKEAKAEGVPPYIIFSDKTLMDMCIKLPFDKTEMLSVTGVGEYKYEKYGQIFISAIRKFMNDTKENLFYQGAIENLEEKSVSKSKHIRKVDFYLTDEMKQNIKPLGKVTISQFVDHLNGLRDEKLMKRLTATSLTSILKEEGYLKEEFNRLLGRNTVTVTDKGEELGMSLQTRISDKGNEYSVVIYDDKAQEYLIFLIDRLGSYQE